The following are from one region of the Quercus robur chromosome 1, dhQueRobu3.1, whole genome shotgun sequence genome:
- the LOC126716290 gene encoding uncharacterized protein LOC126716290 has product METFNKGSLMMISRDSNVSFWRGNLLSKGPIQNLIQGPLTQGATHLEVKDVLTDTASPRNPTRVVIKSIRWEKPAVGWKQLNTDGSVFCSFGQAGCGGVVRDEYGNWIVELDANAVVDVLRNSNYDNNIISPILDDCSQLVLRFQQIQIKHCYRQANRCANLLAKVGVV; this is encoded by the exons ATGGAGACCTTTAATAAGGGTAGTTTGATGATGATTAGCAGAGATAGTAATGTTAGCTTTTGGAGGGGCAATTTGCTGAGTAAAGGACCTATCCAGAATTTGATTCAAGGGCCTTTAACTCAAGGTGCAACTCACTTGGAAGTGAAGGATGTCCTAACAGATACAG CTTCACCTAGAAACCCAACCCGAGTAGTGATAAAGAGCATCAGATGGGAGAAGCCAGCAGTGGGATGGAAGCAATTAAACACTGATGGTTCGGTTTTTTGTAGCTTTGGACAAGCAGGTTGTGGTGGTGTTGTTAGAGATGAATATGGGAATTGGATAGTAG AGCTGGATGCTAATGCAGTGGTTGATGTCCTAAGGAACTCTAACTATGATAACAATATTATATCTCCTATACTAGATGATTGCAGCCAGCTGGTGTTACGTTTCCAGCAAATTCAGATCAAGCATTGTTATCGGCAAGCTAACCGATGTGCAAATTTGTTGGCCAAAGTGGGAGTGGTGTAG
- the LOC126716518 gene encoding uncharacterized protein LOC126716518, with translation MAQQRAQEAMELELPFDGGECKVWNCKGTMKPSFLKHVSALVHNHNLAIMVVMETRIGGGRAKQVTNRMPFDGAYHTETIGYAGGLWMLWNSDRVEVVAGDFNEPLIGEDKFGGRVVSVNRSLLFKECLDKCSMIDIGFSGPRFTWTNRRDLHGLIQEMIDRFFVNPSWCPLYPEAKVVHLTRCHSDHCPVILEMQQGGGRGRNRPFKFQTCWLSNPSFPTIVSRAWSQSEMLVDAISKFIDEATRWNRMHFGNVFNRKKNIMARLNGIKRALANRPSTFFINLENKLLKELEIVLNQEEEIWALKSQVN, from the exons ATGGCTCAACAAAGAGCTCAAGAAGCCATGGAATTGGAGCTTCCCTTTGATGGAGGCGAGTGCAAAG TGTGGAATTGCAAGGGCACTATGAAGCCCTCTTTTCTAAAGCATGTTAGTGCGTTGGTCCATAACCATAATCTAGCTATAATGGTTGTAATGGAAACTCGAATTGGGGGTGGAAGGGCAAAACAAGTCACTAATAGAATGCCTTTTGACGGAGCTTATCACACGGAGACTATTGGCTATGCTGGTGGTTTATGGATGCTCTGGAATTCGGATAGAGTGGAG GTGGTAGCgggtgattttaatgaaccGCTTATAGGTGAGGATAAGTTTGGGGGTAGAGTAGTAAGTGTCAACAGATCTTTGTTGTTTAAGGAATGTCTGGATAAGTGTAGTATGATAGACATCGGTTTTTCTGGACCCCGATTCACTTGGACTAACAGAAGGGATCTTCATGGCCTAATACAAGAAATGATAGATAGATTTTTTGTGAATCCTAGTTGGTGCCCGTTATATCCAGAAGCAAAAGTGGTGCATCTTACTAGGTGCCACTCAGACCACTGTCCAGTTATACTGGAGATGCAGCAAGGAGGTGGTAGGGGGAGAAATAGACCTTTTAAGTTCCAAACATGTTGGCTGTCTAACCCTTCTTTTCCTACCATTGTGTCACGGGCTTGGAGTCAATCTGAAATGCTAGTGGATGCCATTAGTAAGTTCATTGATGAGGCTACAAGGTGGAATAGGATGCACTTTGGAAATGTCTTTAATAGGAAGAAGAATATCATGGCAAGGCTTAATGGCATCAAGCGAGCTCTAGCTAACAGGCCTTCAACTTTTTTCATTAATCTTGAAAATAAGTTGCTTAAAGAGCTGGAGATAGTGCTTAATCAAGAGGAGGAGATATGGGCATTAAAATCTCAGGTAAATTAG
- the LOC126720418 gene encoding casein kinase 1-like protein HD16 has protein sequence MPELRKGVRRGRAKVAPQHHNNNNNNNNKRSDPSPSPSPSLLPNAVGTYVKTRAAVARAKRLKLDNKKTTRKRNNNLNHHNQEEEEEEEEEEEKQPAQVIVISEKESGSDKKRGKKKEEKAAMGDDSGGLSANKAAGQEEEGSTAPFPERVSVGGSPVYKIDRKLGKGGFGQVFVGRRVSGGTERTSGPGAIEVALKFEHRNSKGCNYGPPYEWQVYNTLGGSHGVPKVHYKGRQGDYYVMVMDMLGPSLWDVWNSSGQAMSSEMVACIAVESLSILEKMHGRGYVHGDVKPENFLLGQPSTPQEKKLFLVDLGLATKWRDSSSGQHVEYDQRPDMFRGTVRYASVHAHLGRTASRRDDLESLAYTLIFLHRGRLPWQGYQGDNKSFLVCKKKMATSPEMLCCFCPPPLKQFLEIVVNMKFDEEPNYAKLISLFEGLIGPNPALRPINTEGAQKVGQKRGRLNIEEEDDGQPRKKVRLGVPATQWISVYNARLPMKQRYHYNVADARLAQHVERGIADGLLISCVASCSNLWALIMDAGTGFTSQVYELSPFFLHKEWIMEQWEKNFYISSIAGANNGSSLVVMSKGTQYTQQSYKVSDSFPFKWINKKWREGFHVTSMATAGSRWGVVMSRNAGFSDQVVELDFLYPSEGIHRRWDSGYRITSTAATWDQAALILSVPRRKPGDETQETLRTSQFPSTHVKEKWAKNLYLACLCYGRTVS, from the exons ATGCCGGAGCTTCGCAAAGGAGTTCGCAGAGGCCGAGCTAAGGTCGCTCCACAACaccacaacaataacaacaacaacaacaacaagcgATCCGATccttctccctctccctctccttccCTTTTGCCCAACGCGGTTGGGACGTACGTCAAGACACGCGCCGCTGTAGCTAGGGCCAAGAGGTTGAAGCTTGACAACAAGAAGACTACCAGGAAGAGGAACAACAACCTCAACCACCACAAccaggaggaggaggaggaggaagaggaagaggaagagaagcAGCCGGCGCAGGTGATTGTCATTTCTGAGAAGGAGAGTGGGTCTGACAAGAAgagaggaaagaagaaagaagagaaagctgCGATGGGCGACGACAGTGGCGGCTTGAGTGCTAATAAGGCAGCTGGGCAAGAGGAAGAGGGCAGCACTGCTCCTTTCCCAGAGAGG GTCTCGGTGGGAGGGTCACCTGTATATAAGATAGATAGGAAATTGGGCAAAGGTGGCTTCGGTCAGGTGTTCGTTGGTCGTCGTGTTTCAGGTGGAACTGAACGCACCTCAGGTCCCGGAGCAATAGAG GTAGCTCTCAAATTTGAGCATAGAAACAGCAAAGGCTGCAACTATGGCCCTCCATATGAGTGGCAAGTGTACAA cACTCTTGGCGGTAGTCATGGAGTGCCTAAAGTACACTACAAAGGGAGGCAAGGAGACTATTATGTAATG GTTATGGACATGCTAGGGCCCAGCTTGTGGGATGTATGGAATTCCTCAGGGCAGGC TATGTCCTCGGAAATGGTTGCTTGTATAGCAGTTGAGTCCTTATCAATTCTAGAGAAGATGCATGGAAGAGG CTATGTCCATGGTGATGTGAAGCCAGAGAACTTTTTACTCGGTCAGCCATCTACACCACAAGAGAAGAAGTTGTTTCTTGTTGACCTTGGATTAG CAACAAAGTGGAGAGATAGCTCTAGTGGGCAGCATGTTGAATATGATCAACGCCCTGATATGTTTAG AGGAACTGTTCGATATGCTAGTGTTCATGCTCACTTGGGAAGAACTGCTAGTAGAAGAGATGATCTTGAATCTCTTGCATATACCCTTATCTTTCTCCATCGAGGCAGGTTGCCTTGGCAAGGGTACCAG GGTGATAACAAATCCTTTCTAGTGTGCAAAAAAAAGATGGCAACGTCTCCTGAAATGCTATGCTGTTTCTGCCCCCCACCTCTTAAGCAATTTCTTGAGATCGTGgtgaatatgaaatttgatgaAGAGCCTAACTATGCCAAGCTCATTTCTTTGTTTGAGGGCTTGATAGGACCTAATCCGGCTCTAAGACCAATAAACACCGAGGGTGCTCAAAAG GTTGGCCAAAAACGGGGTAGGTTAAAcattgaagaagaagacgatGGGCAACCTAGGAAGAAGGTTCGTTTAGGAGTTCCTGCTACGCAGTGGATTTCAGTTTACAATGCCAGGCTACCAATGAAGCAGAG GTACCATTATAATGTAGCTGATGCAAGGCTGGCACAACATGTGGAAAGGGGAATTGCTGATGGCCTGCTTATAAGTTGTGTGGCATCTTGCTCCAATCTCTGGGCCCTTATTATGGATGCTGGAACTGGTTTCACAAGCCAAGTTTATGAGCTGTCGCCATTTTTCTTACACAAG GAATGGATCATGGAACAATGGGAAAAGAACTTTTACATCAGCTCTATCGCTGGTGCCAACAATGGGAGCTCCCTTGTGGTTATGTCTAAAG GCACCCAATACACTCAGCAGTCTTACAAAGTAAGCGACTCTTTCCCTTTCAAGTGGATAAACAAGAAGTGGAGAGAAGGGTTCCATGTGACCTCAATGGCAACTGCTGGAAGCCGATGGGGTGTTGTCATGTCTCGCAATGCTGGTTTCAGTGATCAG GTCGTGGAGCTTGATTTTCTCTATCCAAGTGAGGGCATCCATAGGCGTTGGGATAGTGGTTACCGAATTACATCAACAGCTGCAACTTGGGATCAAGCTGCTCTAATTTTGAGTGTTCCAAGGCGCAAACCTGGTGATGAAACTCAGGAAACCTTGCGTACATCCCAATTTCCAAGCACCCATGTGAAG GAAAAGTGGGCGAAGAATCTCTATCTTGCTTGTTTGTGTTATGGGCGGACTGTATCTTGA